In one window of Zingiber officinale cultivar Zhangliang chromosome 11A, Zo_v1.1, whole genome shotgun sequence DNA:
- the LOC122031341 gene encoding uncharacterized protein LOC122031341, whose translation MTVEDYHKEMEITLIWANIEEDREAIMARFICVLNREIANIFELHHYVELDDVVQMAMKVERQLKEGVRSSSKYEATSSSPWKQKWGSSKATEKAVSKSKGETNVAKTQPSNKDRGSGHIASQCPNKRSMIILDNREIETEEEDEGNESTPSVEDTSDVELTVDGQALVVLRALYMQAKEDDDGLQRENIFYTRYHVKDRVCGLIIDGGSCVNVASKLMVDKLSLPTLKHPKPYKLQWLNDSGEMKDFKDVFSEDTTPGLPPKRGIENQIDLIPRASIPNRPAYRSSLEETKELQRQVEELMTKGHVRESMSPCVVPVLLVPKKDGTWRMCVDCRAVNKITVKYRHPIPRLDDMLNELHGSTIFSKIDLKSGYHQIRIKEGDEWKTALKTKQGLYECKSLHDHIDNLKCVLKALRREKLFANLKKCNFCVDRVVFFGCVVSSRGVEVDEEKVKAIREWPTLSTITEVRIFHGLAGFYRRFF comes from the exons ATGACTGTGGAAGACTACCATAAGGAGATGGAGATAACCTTGATTTGGGCTAACATTGAGGAGGATCGAGAGGCGATCATGGCTCGGTTCATCTGTGTCCTGAACCGTGAGATTGCCAATATTTTTGAGCTGCATCACTACGTGGAGCTTGACGATGTGGTACAGATGGCAATGAAAGTTGAAAGACAACTCAAGGAAGGAGTGCGATCATCTTCCAAGTATGAGGCTACAAGTTCATCCCCTTGGAAGCAGAAGTGGGGATCATCAAAAGCAACTGAGAAAGCAGTTTCAAAATCAAAGGGAGAGACGAATGTGGCCAAGACACAACCTAGCAACAAAGATAGGG GATCAGGTCATATTGCTTCTCAATGCCCAAACAAGCGATCAATGATCATATTGGATAATAGGGAGATCGAaactgaagaagaagatgaaggaaatgAGTCCACTCCATCAGTTGAAGATACTAGTGATGTTGAGCTTACTGTTGATGGCCAAGCTCTTGTTGTGCTAAGAGCTCTCTATATGCAAGCCAAAGAAGATGATGACGGGCTGCAAAGGGAGAACATCTTCTACACCCGCTACCATGTGAAAGATCGGGTGTGCGGTTTGATTATTGATGGTGGCAGCTGTGTTAATGTGGCAAGCAAGTTAATGGTGGACAAGCTTAGTCTACCTACCTTGAAGCATCCAAAgccatataaactccaatggctcaATGACAGTGGAGAAATGAAG GATTTTAAGGATGTCTTTTCCGAGGATACGACACCTGGGTTACCACCCAAAAGAGGAATCGAGAATCAAATTGATCTCATTCCGAGAGCTTCCATTCCAAACCGACCAGCTTATCGAAGTAGTCTAGAAGAGACCAAAGAGCTTCAAAGGCAAGTCGAAGAACTTATGACCAAAGGACATGTTCGTGAAAGCATGAGTCCCTGTGTTGTGCCTGTGCTGCTGGTTCCAAAGAAAGATGGGACTTGGAGGATGTGCGTGGATTGTCGAGCTGTAAACAAGATAACGGTAAAGTATCGTCACCCTATTCCTCGTTTAGATGACATGCTTAATGAATTACATGgatccactatattttctaagATTGATTTGAAGAGTGGGTATCATCAAATTCGAATTAAGGAAGGAGATGAGTGGAAAACAGCTTTAAAGACAAAACAAGGGCTATATGAATG CAAGAGTTTGCATGACCATATTGATAATTTGAAATGTGTGCTTAAAGCTTTGAGACGTGAAAAATTATTTGCTAACCTTAAGAAATGCAACTTTTGCGTAGATAGGGTTGTTTTCTTTGGATGTGTTGTTAGTTCCAGAGGCGTGGAAGTTGATGAGGAGAAGGTGAAAGCTATCAGGGAATGGCCTACCCTTAGCACCATCACTGAAGTAAGGATTTTTCATGGTTTAGCCgggttctataggag atttttctaa